The proteins below are encoded in one region of Kogia breviceps isolate mKogBre1 chromosome 8, mKogBre1 haplotype 1, whole genome shotgun sequence:
- the TESK1 gene encoding dual specificity testis-specific protein kinase 1, with translation MAGERPPLRGPGPGPGEAPGEGPPGPGGAGGGPGRGRPSSYRALRSAVSSLARVDDFHCAEKIGAGFFSEVYKVRHRQSGQVMVLKMNRLPSNRGNTLREVQLMNRLRHPNILRFMGVCVHQGQLHALTEYMNGGTLEQLLSSPEPLSWPVRLHLALDIALGLRYLHAKGVFHRDLTSKNCLIRREDRGFTAVVGDFGLAEKIPVYREGARKEPLAVVGSPYWMAPEVLRGELYDEKADVFAFGIVLCELIARVPADPDYLPRTEDFGLDVPAFRTLVGDDCPLPFLLLAIHCCSMEPSTRAPFTEITQHLEWILEQLSEPAPLLRAPLAHSQGSVPRGGPSATLPRPDPRLSRSRSDLFLPPSPESPPNWGDNLTRVNPFSLREDLRGGKIKLLDTPSKPVPPLPLVPPSPLPSTQLPLVTTPDTLVQPGTPARRCRSLPSSPELPRRMETALPGPGPPAVGPSAEERMECEGSSPEPEPPGPAPQLPLAVATDNFISTCSSASQPWSPRSGAPLNNNPPAVVVNSPQGWAGEPWNRAQHSLPRAAALERTEPSPPPSAPRESEEGLPCPGCCLGPFSFGFLSMCPRPTPAVARYRNLNCEAGSLLCHRGHHAKPPTTSLQLPGARS, from the exons ATGGCCGGGGAACGGCCCCCACTACGGGGCCCAGGGCCCGGGCCCGGAGAGGCGCCGGGGGAGGGGCCTCCGGGGCCCGGGGGCGCGGGCGGAGGCCCGGGCCGGGGCCGCCCCTCCTCCTACCGGGCTCTCCGCAGCGCCGTGTCCAGCCTGGCGCGCGTGGACGATTTCCACTGCGCCGAGAAGATCGGGGCCGGCTTCTTCTCTGAGGTCTACAAG GTTCGGCACCGACAGTCAGGGCAAGTCATGGTGCTGAAAATGAACAGGCTCCCCAGTAACCGGGGAAACACGCTGCGGGAGGTGCAGCTGATGAACCGGCTCCGGCACCCCAACATTCTAAG GTTCATGGGGGTCTGTGTGCACCAAGGGCAGCTGCACGCTCTTACAGAG TATATGAATGGGGGGACCCTGGAACAGCTGCTCAGCTCCCCCGAACCCCTATCCTGGCCTGTCAGGCTCCACCTAGCTTTGGACATCGCCCTCGGCCTGAGGTACCTGCATGCCAAAGGTGTATTCCACCGAGACCTCACATCCAAG AACTGTCTGATCCGGCGGGAAGACCGAGGCTTCACAGCTGTTGTGGGCGACTTTGGACTGGCTGAAAAGATTCCTGTGTATAG gGAAGGGGCAAGGAAGGAGCCGTTGGCTGTGGTGGGTTCCCCATACTGGATGGCTCCAGAGGTGTTGCGGGGTGAGCTGTATGATGAGAAG GCCGACGTCTTTGCCTTTGGGATTGTCCTCTGTGAGCTCATCGCACGAGTACCTGCGGACCCTGACTACCTACCCCGCACTGAG GACTTTGGCCTGGATGTGCCTGCTTTCCGAACCCTGGTAGGGGATGACTGCCCACTGCCCTTCCTGCTCCTGGCCATCCACTGCTGCAGT ATGGAACCTAGCACTCGTGCTCCCTTCACTGAAATCACCCAGCACCTGGAATGGATCCTGGAGCAGCTGTCTGAGCCAGCCCCCCTCCTCAGGGCTCCCCTGGCACACAGTCAGG GGTCTGTTCCAAGAGGGGGTCCCTCTGCCACACTTCCCAGGCCAGACCCCCGGCTCTCCCGAAGCCGGTCAGACCTCTTCCTGCCCCCATCGCCAGAATCGCCCCCCAACTGGGGGGACAATCTGACTCGAGTCAACCCCTTTTCACTACGGGAAGACCTCAGAGGTGGCAAGATCAAGCTCCTGGACACACCCAGCAAGCCAGTCCCCCCCCTACCCCTtgtaccaccatcaccactgccCTCCACCCAGCTTCCCTTGGTGACCACTCCAGACACCTTGGTCCAGCCTGGGACACCTGCCCGCCGCTGCCGCTCACTACCATCATCCCCTGAACTTCCCCGACGTATGGAGACAGCACTGCCAGGTCCTGGCCCTCCTGCTGTGGGCCCCTCGGCTGAAGAGAGGATGGAGTGTGAGGGCAGTAGCCCTGAGCCAGAACCCCCGGGACCAGCTCCCCAGCTGCCCCTGGCCGTGGCCACAGACAACTTCATCAGCACTTGTTCCTCAGCCTCCCAGCCCTGGTCCCCTAGATCAGGAGCCCCCCTTAACAACAACCCCCCAGCCGTGGTGGTGAACTCCCCacaaggctgggctggggagccctggAACCGGGCCCAGCATAGCCTGCCCCGTGCAGCAGCCCTGGAGCGGACAGAACCCTCGCCGCCCCCGTCAGCCCCCCGGGAGTCCGAGGAGGGGCTGCCCTGCCCTGGCTGCTGCCTCGGCCCCTTCAGCTTTGGCTTCCTGTCCATGTGCCCCCGCCCCACACCAGCTGTGGCCCGCTACCGCAACCTGAACTGCGAGGCGGGCAGTCTCCTCTGCCACCGGGGGCACCATGCCAAGCCACCCACAACCAGCCTGCAGCTGCCTGGGGCACGCTCTTAG
- the CD72 gene encoding B-cell differentiation antigen CD72: MAEAITYADLRFVKAPLKKSISSRLGQDPEADEDGELTYENVQVPPGPGGPSSLASTGLGDKEAVQSEQPTAAWSPVTSPAAGRILPCHASYMQCLLLGLLLACLLLGVAAVCLGVRYFQVSQQLQQMNRVLETTNSTLRQQLHLKITQLEQREEDLQGSRRELAQSQETLQVEQKVGQATKEQLQACQSDGEKTKEDLRNNEIQRMNLEQRLSSVRDTLKPFFTCPSPDSCCPLGWIPNESSCFYLSITKRTWKESQSHCKSLSSELAKTSDISYPYRTSTRLRKVLEQGGSAESYWIDFQNKFRQWSDGTRYNGYYGQSQRCAKVGSGSVSLKGEDCYSSLPFICEMEAFRYPDGDPSLH; encoded by the exons ATGGCTGAGGCCATCACCTATGCAGACCTGCGATTTGTGAAGGCTCCCCTGAAGAAGAGCATCTCCAGCAGGCTAGGACAAG acCCAGAGGCTGATGAAGACGGAGAACTCACCTATGAGAATGTTCAAGTGCCCCCAGGCCCAGGAGGACCCTCAAGCTTGGCTTCCACTGGATTAGGGGACAAAGAAG CGGTCCAGTCGGAGCAGCCAACTGCCGCCTGGAGCCCCGTGACGTCACCAGCTGCCGGGCGGATTCTCCCCT GTCATGCATCCTACATGCAGTGCCTCCTCCTAGGCCTGCTCCTCGCCTGCCTGCTGTTAGGGGTGGCTGCCGTCTGCCTGGGAGTGCGCT ATTTCCAGGTGTCTCAGCAGCTCCAGCAGATGAACAGGGTTCTGGAAACCACTAACAGCACCCTGAGGCAGCAGCTGCACCTAAAGAtaacccagctggagcagagggaaGAGGATTTGCAGGGGTCCAGGAGGGAGCTGGCCCAGAGTCAGGAAACACTACAGGTGGAACAGAAGGTTGGCCAGGCTACCAAAGAGCAGTTGCAGGCCTGCCAGTCAGATGgggagaaaacaaaagaggacTTGAGAAATAATGAGATACAAAGGATGAACTTGGAGCAGAGGCTGAGCAGCGTGCGGGACACACTGAAGCCCTTCTTCACATGCCCCTCACCAG attccTGCTGTCCCTTGGGATGGATACCGAATGAGAGCAGTTGCTTTTACCTCTCAATTACTAAGAGAACTTGGAAGGAGAGCCAAAGCCATTGTAAATCTCTGTCCTCTGAACTGGCCAAAACCAGCGACATTTCTTATCCATATAGA ACTTCTACCAGGTTACGTAAGGTGTTGGAACAAGGTGGTTCAGCTGAATCATACTGGATTGACTTCCAAAATAAGTTCAGGCAGTGGAGTGATGGTACAAGATACAATGG GTATTATGGTCAAAGCCAAAGATGTGCCAAGGTAGGAAGTGGGTCAGTGAGTCTGAAGGGAGAGGACTGttattcttctcttcccttcatcTGTGAGATGGAAGCTTTCAGGTATCCAGATGGGGACCCCTCTTTGCACTGA